The proteins below are encoded in one region of Juglans microcarpa x Juglans regia isolate MS1-56 chromosome 4D, Jm3101_v1.0, whole genome shotgun sequence:
- the LOC121259087 gene encoding NADPH-dependent aldehyde reductase 1, chloroplastic-like isoform X1 yields the protein MHIQGLNCCKLSRLVYVSRSLATRSRPRRYPPKTHRKNPFPARFPATQRPFRMFERMASGGQHFPPQRQETQPGKEHVMEPTPQFESPDYKPSNKLHGMVALVTGGDSGIGRAVCHSFALEGATVAFTFVKAHEDKDAQDTFMMIKKSKTPDAKEPMAMAADLGYDENCRMVVDEVVNAYGRIDILVNKAAEQHKTTSVEEIDEERLERVFRTNVFSYFFTVRHALKHMKAGSSIINTTSVTAYRGSKRLIDYSATKGAIVAYTRALALHLVQRGIRVNGVAPGPIWTPLIPASFSEEECAKFGSDVPMGRAGQPAEVAPAYVFLACNHCSSYMTGQVLHPNGGAIVNGRGVVGGNVLSGQPGLF from the exons ATGCATATCCAAGGTCTCAATTGTTGTAAGCTCTCCCGCTTAGTATATGTTTCTAGGTCCTTAGCAACTCGATCTAGACCACGTCGTTATCCTCCCAAAACCCACCGGAAGAATCCTTTTCCGGCTAGGTTTCCAGCAACTCAGAGGCCCTTTAGAATGTTTGAAAGAATGGCTTCAGGTGGCCAGCACTTTCCACCACAAAGGCAGGAGACACAGCCTGGGAAAGAGCATGTCATGGAACCTACCCCTCAATTTGAAAGCCCAGACTATAAGCCATCCAATAAACttcat GGAATGGTGGCGTTAGTGACTGGTGGTGACTCGGGGATTGGACGGGCCGTGTGCCACTCCTTTGCTCTGGAGGGTGCAACCGTGGCCTTTACATTTGTGAAGGCTCATGAGGATAAGGATGCCCAGGACACATTCATGATGATAAAAAAGTCAAAGACGCCTGATGCAAAAGAACCAATGGCAATGGCGGCCGACTTAGGATATGATGAAAATTGCAGAATGGTGGTTGATGAAGTGGTGAATGCCTATGGCCGGATCGATATCTTAGTAAACAAAGCGGCTGAGCAGCACAAGACCACCTCAGTGGAGGAGATTGATGAGGAAAGGCTTGAGAGGGTGTTTAGGACCAACGTCTTCTCATACTTTTTCACAGTCAG GCATGCTCTGAAGCACATGAAAGCAGGGAGCTCCATAATCAACACGACATCTGTGACTGCATACAGGGGAAGTAAGAGACTGATCGATTATTCAGCAACAAAAGGTGCAATAGTGGCTTACACTAGAGCTCTGGCTCTCCATCTTGTACAGAGAGGAATACGTGTCAATGGGGTTGCCCCAGGACCCATCTGGACGCCATTAATACCGGCATCATTCAGCGAGGAAGAGTGCGCTAAGTTCGGGTCTGACGTGCCGATGGGAAGGGCAGGTCAGCCTGCTGAGGTTGCACCAGCATATGTGTTTCTTGCTTGCAACCATTGCTCCTCTTACATGACTGGCCAGGTTCTACACCCCAATG GTGGGGCCATAGTGAATGGCCGAGGGGTTGTAGGTGGAAACGTGCTTTCTGGGCAGCCTGGGCTCTTTTAG
- the LOC121259088 gene encoding NADPH-dependent aldehyde reductase 1, chloroplastic-like, with amino-acid sequence MASGGQQFPPQRQETQPGKEHVMEPTPQFSSPDYKPSNKLHGKVALVTGGDSGIGRAVCYCFALEGATVAFTFVKNQEDKDAQETLHMIKKSKTHDAKEPIAIPADLGFDENCRMVVEEVVSAYGRIDILVNNAAEQYKACSVEEINEGRLLRVFRTNIFSCFFTVRHALKHMKEGSSIINTTSVNAYKGHSTLIDYTSTKGAIVAYTRALALNLTSRGIRVNGVAPGPIWTPLIPASFNEEEIIKFGSEVPMGRAGQPAEVAPCFVFLACNHCSSYMTGQVLHPNGGTVVNA; translated from the exons ATGGCTTCCGGTGGCCAGCAGTTTCCACCACAGAGGCAGGAGACACAGCCTGGGAAAGAGCATGTCATGGAACCTACCCCTCAGTTTTCAAGTCCAGACTACAAGCCTTCCAATAAACTTCAT GGGAAGGTGGCGCTGGTGACTGGTGGGGACTCGGGGATTGGGCGAGCGGTATGCTACTGCTTTGCACTGGAGGGTGCTACCGTGGCCTTTACATTTGTGAAGAATCAAGAGGACAAGGATGCTCAGGAAACACTCCACATGATCAAAAAGTCGAAGACCCATGATGCAAAAGAGCCAATCGCCATACCAGCCGATTTGGGATTTGATGAAAATTGCAGAATGGTGGTTGAAGAAGTGGTGAGTGCCTATGGCCGTATTGATATACTGGTTAACAACGCGGCTGAGCAGTACAAGGCTTGCTCGGTGGAGGAGATCAATGAGGGAAGGCTTCTCAGGGTGTTTAGAACCAATATTTTCTCTTGCTTCTTCACAGTAAG gcACGCTTTGAAGCACATGAAAGAAGGGAGCTCCATAATCAACACTACATCCGTGAATGCATACAAGGGACACAGCACACTGATCGACTACACCTCAACCAAAGGTGCAATAGTGGCTTACACGAGAGCTCTAGCACTTAATCTCACATCAAGAGGCATACGCGTCAATGGTGTCGCCCCCGGACCAATCTGGACACCATTGATACCGGCATCATTCAACGAAGAAGAGATTATTAAGTTCGGGTCTGAAGTCCCTATGGGAAGGGCCGGTCAGCCTGCTGAGGTTGCACCTTGCTTTGTCTTCCTTGCTTGCAACCATTGCTCCTCTTACATGACTGGCCAGGTTTTACACCCTAATG GTGGGACTGTAGTGAATGCTTGA
- the LOC121259087 gene encoding NADPH-dependent aldehyde reductase 1, chloroplastic-like isoform X2, which yields MHIQGLNCCKLSRLVYVSRSLATRSRPRRYPPKTHRKNPFPARFPATQRPFRMFERMASGGQHFPPQRQETQPGKEHVMEPTPQFESPDYKPSNKLHGMVALVTGGDSGIGRAVCHSFALEGATVAFTFVKAHEDKDAQDTFMMIKKSKTPDAKEPMAMAADLGYDENCRMVVDEVVNAYGRIDILVNKAAEQHKTTSVEEIDEERLERVFRTNVFSYFFTVRHALKHMKAGSSIINTTSVTAYRGSKRLIDYSATKGAIVAYTRALALHLVQRGIRVNGVAPGPIWTPLIPASFSEEECAKFGSDVPMGRAGQPAEVAPAYVFLACNHCSSYMTGQVLHPNGGAVVNG from the exons ATGCATATCCAAGGTCTCAATTGTTGTAAGCTCTCCCGCTTAGTATATGTTTCTAGGTCCTTAGCAACTCGATCTAGACCACGTCGTTATCCTCCCAAAACCCACCGGAAGAATCCTTTTCCGGCTAGGTTTCCAGCAACTCAGAGGCCCTTTAGAATGTTTGAAAGAATGGCTTCAGGTGGCCAGCACTTTCCACCACAAAGGCAGGAGACACAGCCTGGGAAAGAGCATGTCATGGAACCTACCCCTCAATTTGAAAGCCCAGACTATAAGCCATCCAATAAACttcat GGAATGGTGGCGTTAGTGACTGGTGGTGACTCGGGGATTGGACGGGCCGTGTGCCACTCCTTTGCTCTGGAGGGTGCAACCGTGGCCTTTACATTTGTGAAGGCTCATGAGGATAAGGATGCCCAGGACACATTCATGATGATAAAAAAGTCAAAGACGCCTGATGCAAAAGAACCAATGGCAATGGCGGCCGACTTAGGATATGATGAAAATTGCAGAATGGTGGTTGATGAAGTGGTGAATGCCTATGGCCGGATCGATATCTTAGTAAACAAAGCGGCTGAGCAGCACAAGACCACCTCAGTGGAGGAGATTGATGAGGAAAGGCTTGAGAGGGTGTTTAGGACCAACGTCTTCTCATACTTTTTCACAGTCAG GCATGCTCTGAAGCACATGAAAGCAGGGAGCTCCATAATCAACACGACATCTGTGACTGCATACAGGGGAAGTAAGAGACTGATCGATTATTCAGCAACAAAAGGTGCAATAGTGGCTTACACTAGAGCTCTGGCTCTCCATCTTGTACAGAGAGGAATACGTGTCAATGGGGTTGCCCCAGGACCCATCTGGACGCCATTAATACCGGCATCATTCAGCGAGGAAGAGTGCGCTAAGTTCGGGTCTGACGTGCCGATGGGAAGGGCAGGTCAGCCTGCTGAGGTTGCACCAGCATATGTGTTTCTTGCTTGCAACCATTGCTCCTCTTACATGACTGGCCAGGTTCTACACCCCAATG GTGGGGCCGTAGTGAATGGCTGA